The Sulfurospirillum diekertiae genomic sequence TGCTGCAATGAGTACAACCGCTAAAATTTCTACGGCGAGAAATTTAAAAACGAGAGGATGGCATGTATCTATCCTTCAAAAAAAAGTGAGAAGAGTTTAACATCTCTTGAGTAAATTTTGAGTAAATCTTTTTTAGGTGTGCGAGAAGTTTTGTGCCAGTATGAGAGAAAATTAAGGGCTCATTTTCTTTTCACGCGGTTGTTCTGAAATAAGTTCCGCAAGAACGCTAGTAAACTCGCTTCGACAGCTATTTTAAAGTATATGCTCGCTAGAATTGAGGCATAACGTCCAAATGAGGATAGCAATTTTATGGCGCATATTACGGTAGATGGAACGGTATTAGAGGTTAAAGAGGGTACTTTGTTGATTGAAGAACTGCTCGCAAACAAGATTAATATTCCCCATTTTTGTTACCATCCAGCTCTTGGAAAAGATGGTAATTGCCGTATGTGTATGGTCGAAATTGAAGGACAAAAACGTCCGCAAATCGCATGTGATACTCCTATTAAAGATGGCATGATTATTCGCACAAAAGGTGCTTCTATTGATCGCGTTAAACGCTCTATTTTAGAGCTTGAGCTTATCAATCATCCCATTGACTGCCCTATCTGCGACCAAGCAGGTGAATGCTCTTTACAAAATTACTATATGGACGTGGGGCTTTATGAGAGTCGTTTAAGCACCCCTAAAACGAGGGGAGAAAAGCATGTTGATTTAGGCGCTAATGTTGTGCTTGATCAAGAGCGCTGTGTGCTCTGTACACGGTGTGTTCGTTTCACTAAAAATATTACAAAAACCAATGAATTAGGTGTCCTTTCGCGTGCCGACCACTCCGTTATCACCACGTTTCCAGGCTCTAAACTTTCCAATCCGTATGCAATGAATGTGGTCGATCTCTGCCCTGTGGGTGCACTTACGAGCAAAGACTTTCGTTTCCATAAACGAGTTTGGTTTTTACACAGTGAAGAGGCGATTTGCAACCACTGTGCCAGAGGGTGTTCCATTTTTGTGGATCATCACAAAGAGAAGTACAAAGACGAGATGGTTTACCGCTATCGCCCCCGCTTAAATGAGAAGATCAATGGCTATTTTATCTGTGATGAGGGGAGACTGAGCTATACCAAAGAAAATGAAAACGCTGACTTTAATCCTTTGATTCGTGGTATGGTAAGTGAATATGAATATGCAGAAGGGAAACTGTTACGTCTGCTCAAACGTTATCTTGGTAAGATGGTTTTTGTGATCTCTTCCAATCTTTCTTTAGAAGAGATGGTCAGGGTACAAAAGCTTTCCAAGCTTTATGATGGTACGCTTTGTGCCTATGAAGAGACCCGTTTTGATACTCATTTTGGCGATGATTTCTTAAAATGCAATGACCGCTCTGCAAATGCCAGAGCATTGCCTCTTCTTGGAATTAATGATTCCAAAGTGGCACTGCAAAATGCGTTGGTTGCAGCAGAGCTTGTTGTAATGGTAGGACGTAGCGATGCACAACTCCTCAAATCCATGGAATATACCAAGAGTGTTGTTGTTTTGTGCTCTGCATGTGAGTTTACATGTAAAGAGGTTGAGCTTGTTTTACCGATTGCTTCACATACCAAAAGAGAGGGTAGTTTCATCAATGTGGATGGCTATGTTCAGTACAGTGCTTCAGCTATTAAAAATGAGCACGGGCATAAGTCCCTGCTTGCTATTTTAGCACCTATTCTGGGGGATACACTCTTTACATGTAAAGAGGTTTGGGAAGCAGAATTGTTCTTTTATGAGGTGCTTCGTGAACTCTCTTTTGACTCCTTAAAACATACACCAAAGATAACGTTATGAGTACCTTGAGCATCTCTATTGTCATCATCAATATTATCTTAGCGCTGCTTTTCTCTTTGGGGGCTGCTCCTATTTTGGTCTGGATTGAGCGTCGTGTTGCGGGGTTGATCCAAGATAGGTTGGGACCTAACCGCTGTCATATCAATGGTATTCGCTTGGGCGGACTTATACAGTCGTTTGCCGACATGCTCAAACTTGTTTTTAAAGAAGATTTTCAAGCTAAAGCCATCAAGGAGCGTTTTTTCTTTTCACTTGCTCCTGTGATCGTTTTTTCTTCTGCCTTTTTAAGTTTTATGGTCATGCCATTTGCAGATGACCTCGTCATTAACGGTGAGCGTTTCATTATGCAGGGTTTACCGATAGACTTGGGCATACTGTGGTTTTTAGCGTTTGCGGGGCTGAGTGTTTATGGCATTATGTTAGGCGGCTGGTCTAGTCGCAATAAATATTCCCTGTTGGGCGCGATGCGCGCAGGTGCACAGGTCATCAGCTATGAAGCAGCGATGGGACTTTCGGTAGTTTCACTGCTCATTACTTATGGTTCAGTTCATTTAGGGGACATCGTTGCATACCAAGGTGAGCTTCTTTTTGGATTTATCCCTGCATGGGGCATCTTTGTTCAGCCTCTTGCAGCGCTTATTTTTATTGTCACCGCGTTTGCGGAAGCCAATCGTACACCCTTTGATCTTGCAGAAGGTGAGAGTGAGATTGTCGGAGGGTATCACACCGAATACAGCGCGATGCGATTTGGACTCTTTTTTGTGGGTGAATATGTCGCAATGAGCGCCTCTTCTGCGTTGATCGTGACACTCTTTTTAGGCGGTTATCATCTGCCGTATCTCAATACGCAAACACTTCAATCGTTTATGCCTTGGATTTTAATGTTCGTCATCCTTGCGCTTCCTGTAGCAAGTTTTTATACGATGCGTTGGATTCAAAAACACAACCGTTGGCATAAAGCGGGGGATGTGCGAAACCGCGAGAGTGCTTTTTTACAAAAAGGGCTTATAGGAATTAATGTGCTCTTCATCGCAGGGCTTGGAGCATTACTTTTGTTAGGACTCACTCAAACCTCGACCAATGTTGCAACAGCGGTTATCCAAATTGCCACATTTGCTCTGAAACTTCTTTTGATGAACTTTGTTTTTGTCTGGGTACGTTGGACGCTTCCTCGTTTTCGTTACGATCAGTTGCAAACACTCGGATGGAAAGTGCTGATGCCTTTGGCGATTTTTAATATCATTGTAACAGCAACTATTGTTGTGATAAAGGGGCTGTAAGATGGGCATCAAAATCGTTACACGCCACGGCAATACGTTTAAAGAGAAGCTGTATATCCCTGCCATTTTTGGTGGTATGAAAACAACCCTTTCACATTTTATTACCAACTTAAGTGATCATCCAAAGATTCAAACCATCAACTACCCTGAAGAGCTACCGCATGACATTAGCGAGCGCTATCGTGGGGTGCATCGCCTAACCAAACGAGACGATGGCAGTGTGCGCTGTGTTGCCTGTTTTATGTGTGCAACAGCGTGCCCTGCAGAGTGTATTTTTATTGAAGCGGAAGAGCGAACAGATGGCGTCGATGAGAAGATGCCCAAACGCTTTGATATTGACCTTTTAGAATGCGTCTTTTGCGGCGCATGTGTGGAAGCGTGCCCGTGTGATGCGATTCGTATGGACAGTGGTATCTTTAGTTTTATTGGCAAAAAACGCGAAGAGTTTGTACTGACCAAAGAGCAACTTTTAGCCAATGTGGAGAAAAAGCAATGATGGATATTCTCTTTTTACTCCTAAGTTCCTTTGCTATTTTAGGTGCTGTGGGCATGGTGAGTTTTCATCAACCGGTGCACAGTGCGCTCAGTCTTATCTTAACTATTATGGCGTTAGCAGGACTCTTTGCGCTTCTGAGTGCTTCATTCCTTTTTATGGTACAAATTATCATCTATGCAGGAGCGATTCTCACACTTTTTATTTTCATCATTATGTTTTTAAATGTCAAAGAAGCCAATTTACCGAAAGAACCCAATAAAGCTATGACACTTTTTCTAGGTTCGCTTGCACTTTTACCGCTGAATTTTTTGATTTTGCGTGCTTTTTATAAAATGCCTTTACATGTAAACCCAGTTGCAAGTGATTTTGGCAAGATAATACCCCTTGGCATGGAGCTTTTTACCCACTGGCTCTTGCCGTTTGAATTGATCTCTATTTTGCTCCTCGTAGCACTGATTGGTGCGGTTGTTTTGGGTCGAAAGGACGAAGCATGATCGCTCATACGCTTTTTGCATATATCTTTGTTGCCATGATCCTTTTTTCCATCGGTCTTTTAGGTGTCATTAGCCGCAAAAATATCTTTGTGATATACATGTCAATCGAACTGATGCTTAATGCAATTAACCTGATGTTTGTCGCTCTGAGCCATTATCATCACGATATGGGTGGGCAAGTGATGGCAATGATGGTGATCGCCATTGCCGCCGCCGAAGCGGGAGTTTTTTTATCGCTGATTGTAGTGTTGTATCGTCGTAAAAAATCTCTGGATTCCGATCTGTTTAGAACCTTGTCGCAAAAGGAGGTCGCATGAGTCTTTTGCTTGCACTAATCGTTCTTATTCCTTTGCTCTCTTCGGTGCTGATTGGTTTTTTATACCTCTATTCCATTACACAAAAGAGACTTGCTAACCTTTGGTTTACCCTTCCTGCGCTGTTAGCGCCGTGTGCAAGTTTTGTTTTGGGTGTAGTTTCCTTTCTGTCTGTTGCTAAGGACGATGTTGCACTCCATTTTCAACCCTATTTGTGGTTAGGTGTGGGTGGACATAATATCTATATGGGATTTTTAGGCGATAAACTTTCACTCTTTATGGTACTTTTTATTACGTTTGTGGGTTGGTTGATTCATCTTTACGCGACATCGTATATGCGTGAAGATGAGGGCTATGGTAAATTTTTCTTTTACTTCAATCTTTTTCTAAGCTCGATGCTTCTGCTTGTCCTTGCCGATGGTCCTCTCATTATGTTTATTGGGTGGGAAGGGGTAGGCCTTTGTTCGTATTTGTTGATTAGTTTTTACTTTCTGGATAACTCCAATGTCGTTGCGGGTAATAAAGCCTTTATCGTCAACCGAGTAGGGGATCTTGGCTTTTTAATCGGTTTGGCGATTCTCTTTTTTTACTGTGGCGAGGCTGGATTTGATTACGCGAGCATTGCGGACAAAGTAGCCACCATGCCGGTGTGGTTGCTTCAAGTCGTAGGTATTGCCCTTTTTATCGGTGCCATGGGCAAGTCTGCTCAAATTCCACTCTACGTCTGGTTGCCTGATGCGATGGCAGGTCCAACCCCTGTTTCGGCACTGATTCATGCGGCAACAATGGTTACAGCGGGTGTTTACATGGTAGCGCGCTTCTCCTTTTTGTATGAATTAATCCCTCATGTCGGACTTTTTATCGCGTATATTGGTGCCTTTAGTGCCCTGTTTGCCGCAGTCATTGCAACGAAGCAGAGCGATATTAAAAAAATACTGGCATATTCAACGATGTCGCAACTCGGCTATATGTTTATTGCCGTTGGGCTGGGTGCGTATAGCAGTGCACTTTTCCATGTCTTTACCCATGCTTTTTTCAAAGCACTTCTCTTTATGGGGGCGGGCGCTGTCATTATTGCACTACATCATGAGCAAAATATTTTCAAGATGGGTGGGATGAAGCGAGTCACACCAGTGGTTTATATCACGATGTTGATGGCAACATTAGCAATCAGTGGTATTCCGCCTTTTGCTGGATTTTTTAGTAAAGATGAGATTTTATTGACAGCTTTTGCGAGTGGGGAGTATCTTATTTGGGGCATTGCAGTGTGTAGCGCTGTTTTGACTGCTTACTACATGTTCCGACTCTTTTTTGTTGTTTTTGAGGGTAAAAATGCTTTACATGTAAACCATCCCCATGATGTCTCTTGGGTGATGAAAGCCCCTTTAGTTGTGTTAGCGTTTGGCTCACTTTTCGCTGGTTTTATGGGTTTACCTTCCCTTTTAGGTGGAAGCCATCTTATCGGGATGTGGTTGGGTGAATGGGGAAGTAGAGCTTTACATGTAAGCCATGAAACGGAGTGGATGCTGCTAGGCCTCAACATCGCTGTTTCCCTTTTGGGTATAGGTATCGCCTATAAAAAATTCCGTTTTTATGATCTTTCAAAACACAAAGAGGCGACGCAAGGGATTGTGTACAATAAATTTTATGTGGATGAACTTTACAATCTGCTCTTTGTTCGCTCCATCCAAAAATTGAGTGAATTTATTGCTGTTAACTTGGATGTCAATCTGGTTGATCGTTTCATTATGGGACTCAGTCATGGATTTATTAAATTGGGAAATGTAGTTGGTGTTGTTCAAAATGCGAATGTGCGTTTTTACGCACTGATCATGATGCTTGGCATTAGTGCGGCATCGTGCTATTTGATCTTTACATTAGGGTAGATGATGAGCATAGGAATTCTTTCAATTATTATTTTTTTACCAATGCTAACTGCTTTGATATTGATGGTAGTGCCTTTGCATTCTCGCGCTACACGCAATGTTGCTTTTGGCGTATCGCTCTGCATTTTTGCATTGGCACTCTATGTGTATACTCATTTTGACCTGACCGGAGCACTTCAGTTTAAAGAGAGTTATGTCTGGATTAAAAGTTATGGTATTACGTACAGTGTAGGTATAGATGGTTTTTCACTGATTATTTTGATGCTGATTGCAACACTGATTCCCAGTGCGTATCTTCTTTTGTGGAATAATTCTCGCTCCAAAAGTTACTGGATTAACATGCTTTTCATCCAAGCGGGTGTGAGTGGAACACTCTTCTCGCTCGATCTATTTTTATTCTACTTTTTTTGGGAAGCGATGTTATTGCCAGTGTTTATGATTATCGGACTGTTTGGCTCGGGCAATCGCGTCTTTTCAACGCTGAAAATCACGATTTACACCATTATGGGTTCACTTTTTATGTTTGTGAGCATTCTCTATTTGGGTGTGGCGCATTACTATGAATTTGGAGTATGGAGTTTCGCTCTCTCTGATTTAGTCAATATCAGCACCCTCGCACGTGAGCAAAAAATACTTCTCTTTTTTGGCTTTATGCTTGCTTTTGCGATTAAAATTCCGCTTTTTCCTTTTCATTCATGGTTATTGCAAACCTATTCAAATTCGCCAACCGGTGGTGTCTTTTTGCTCTCTTCCATCATGGCAAAATTAGGCGTGTATGCGCTGGTACGCTTTATGATGCCACTTTTCCCTGATTTATTTGTTGAATTTTCCATCTATTTTGTAGCCCTTGGCATTTTTGGATTGGTCTATTTTGGTATCGCCGCAATCAGTCAGCTCAATATCAAAAAGATGTTTGCTTACTCGTCAGCTTCGCACTTAGGGTTGATTACCGCGGGAGTGTTTGCGCTCAATATTCAAGGTATGATGGGAAGTGCCTTTTTGATCGTAGCCCACGCCATTGCAACCGGTGGACTTTTCTTGCTTGTCGGTGTGATGGAGCGACATTTGGGCATTCGCTCCTTAAATGGGTTGGGTGGCATTGCGACCAAAGCCCCTTGGTTTACACTCTTTTTTGCGATTATGCTCTTTTGTACAGTGGGAATTCCAGGAACAAATGGCTTTGTCGCCGAGCTTTTGATCGTGCTGGGTATTTTTCATTACAATCCTTATTTAGGTATGCTCTCGGCTCTTACCGTTTTAGTTGCAGCAAGTTATATGTTTTGGGTGTTTCAAAAGGCCGTTTTGGTTAAAAGTGATAACGATGTCTCCAATATGAAAGATTTAAGACTTCATGAAATTCTAGGACTGGCGCCTTTAGCGGTACTGATTCTTGCGATGGGCGTTTACCCCGATCTCTTTTTTATATAAAATTGAGCCGACGTTGCAGCACTATCTCATCGATATTTTACATGTAGGAGTCAAGTGATGCATTGGATAGAACTGAGTTATCTTTTGCCCTTGATTATCATTGCAAGTGGAGCCGTTGTGTTGATGCTTCTCTCTCCGCTTGAACGATTTTCGATGGAGCGTTTTTCACTCTTTACTTTTCTCATTTTACTTGTGGCATTGAGCACTGATCTATACTATTTTGGAGATCTCTTTACCGCTTTTCCACTGCAAGATATTTTTTCTAAAATGCTGATTGTCGATAGCTATTCGGTCTATTTTGATGCACTTATCCTCAGTGGTGCATTGGTAACTTCTTTGATTGGAACGCACTATTTCCAAGCGAAGCGTCATTTTAAAAAAGAGTTCTTTTCCCTTTTTCTTTTTTCTGTCTTTGGCATGATGCTCCTTGTGCATGCGAATGAGCTTATAACAGCGTTTATTGCACTTGAAATTGCCTCACTTTCTCTTTATGTCATGATAGGCTTTCAAAAGATACATGACAAACGAGTGGAAGCCAGTTACCAATACTTGGTGCTTGGCTCTATCTCTGGCGCATTTTTTCTCTTAGGCTCTGTGCTGATTTACGCAGGGCTTGGTACAACCATTTTAGGCGATCTTGGAAAAGCGCTCGATGGGTTGATGGGTAAAGATGTTTCACTTATTGTCATTGGTGGTACCTTTATTTTAGTGACATTTTTGTTTAAAATTTCCGCATTTCCGTTTCAAAATTGGACGATTGATGTGTATGATGGCTCGCCTCTGCCTGTCACAGCGTTT encodes the following:
- a CDS encoding 2Fe-2S iron-sulfur cluster-binding protein; translated protein: MAHITVDGTVLEVKEGTLLIEELLANKINIPHFCYHPALGKDGNCRMCMVEIEGQKRPQIACDTPIKDGMIIRTKGASIDRVKRSILELELINHPIDCPICDQAGECSLQNYYMDVGLYESRLSTPKTRGEKHVDLGANVVLDQERCVLCTRCVRFTKNITKTNELGVLSRADHSVITTFPGSKLSNPYAMNVVDLCPVGALTSKDFRFHKRVWFLHSEEAICNHCARGCSIFVDHHKEKYKDEMVYRYRPRLNEKINGYFICDEGRLSYTKENENADFNPLIRGMVSEYEYAEGKLLRLLKRYLGKMVFVISSNLSLEEMVRVQKLSKLYDGTLCAYEETRFDTHFGDDFLKCNDRSANARALPLLGINDSKVALQNALVAAELVVMVGRSDAQLLKSMEYTKSVVVLCSACEFTCKEVELVLPIASHTKREGSFINVDGYVQYSASAIKNEHGHKSLLAILAPILGDTLFTCKEVWEAELFFYEVLRELSFDSLKHTPKITL
- a CDS encoding complex I subunit 1/NuoH family protein, translating into MSTLSISIVIINIILALLFSLGAAPILVWIERRVAGLIQDRLGPNRCHINGIRLGGLIQSFADMLKLVFKEDFQAKAIKERFFFSLAPVIVFSSAFLSFMVMPFADDLVINGERFIMQGLPIDLGILWFLAFAGLSVYGIMLGGWSSRNKYSLLGAMRAGAQVISYEAAMGLSVVSLLITYGSVHLGDIVAYQGELLFGFIPAWGIFVQPLAALIFIVTAFAEANRTPFDLAEGESEIVGGYHTEYSAMRFGLFFVGEYVAMSASSALIVTLFLGGYHLPYLNTQTLQSFMPWILMFVILALPVASFYTMRWIQKHNRWHKAGDVRNRESAFLQKGLIGINVLFIAGLGALLLLGLTQTSTNVATAVIQIATFALKLLLMNFVFVWVRWTLPRFRYDQLQTLGWKVLMPLAIFNIIVTATIVVIKGL
- a CDS encoding NuoI/complex I 23 kDa subunit family protein; protein product: MGIKIVTRHGNTFKEKLYIPAIFGGMKTTLSHFITNLSDHPKIQTINYPEELPHDISERYRGVHRLTKRDDGSVRCVACFMCATACPAECIFIEAEERTDGVDEKMPKRFDIDLLECVFCGACVEACPCDAIRMDSGIFSFIGKKREEFVLTKEQLLANVEKKQ
- a CDS encoding NADH-quinone oxidoreductase subunit J; the encoded protein is MMDILFLLLSSFAILGAVGMVSFHQPVHSALSLILTIMALAGLFALLSASFLFMVQIIIYAGAILTLFIFIIMFLNVKEANLPKEPNKAMTLFLGSLALLPLNFLILRAFYKMPLHVNPVASDFGKIIPLGMELFTHWLLPFELISILLLVALIGAVVLGRKDEA
- the nuoK gene encoding NADH-quinone oxidoreductase subunit NuoK; the encoded protein is MIAHTLFAYIFVAMILFSIGLLGVISRKNIFVIYMSIELMLNAINLMFVALSHYHHDMGGQVMAMMVIAIAAAEAGVFLSLIVVLYRRKKSLDSDLFRTLSQKEVA
- the nuoL gene encoding NADH-quinone oxidoreductase subunit L, with amino-acid sequence MSLLLALIVLIPLLSSVLIGFLYLYSITQKRLANLWFTLPALLAPCASFVLGVVSFLSVAKDDVALHFQPYLWLGVGGHNIYMGFLGDKLSLFMVLFITFVGWLIHLYATSYMREDEGYGKFFFYFNLFLSSMLLLVLADGPLIMFIGWEGVGLCSYLLISFYFLDNSNVVAGNKAFIVNRVGDLGFLIGLAILFFYCGEAGFDYASIADKVATMPVWLLQVVGIALFIGAMGKSAQIPLYVWLPDAMAGPTPVSALIHAATMVTAGVYMVARFSFLYELIPHVGLFIAYIGAFSALFAAVIATKQSDIKKILAYSTMSQLGYMFIAVGLGAYSSALFHVFTHAFFKALLFMGAGAVIIALHHEQNIFKMGGMKRVTPVVYITMLMATLAISGIPPFAGFFSKDEILLTAFASGEYLIWGIAVCSAVLTAYYMFRLFFVVFEGKNALHVNHPHDVSWVMKAPLVVLAFGSLFAGFMGLPSLLGGSHLIGMWLGEWGSRALHVSHETEWMLLGLNIAVSLLGIGIAYKKFRFYDLSKHKEATQGIVYNKFYVDELYNLLFVRSIQKLSEFIAVNLDVNLVDRFIMGLSHGFIKLGNVVGVVQNANVRFYALIMMLGISAASCYLIFTLG
- a CDS encoding complex I subunit 4 family protein, with product MSIGILSIIIFLPMLTALILMVVPLHSRATRNVAFGVSLCIFALALYVYTHFDLTGALQFKESYVWIKSYGITYSVGIDGFSLIILMLIATLIPSAYLLLWNNSRSKSYWINMLFIQAGVSGTLFSLDLFLFYFFWEAMLLPVFMIIGLFGSGNRVFSTLKITIYTIMGSLFMFVSILYLGVAHYYEFGVWSFALSDLVNISTLAREQKILLFFGFMLAFAIKIPLFPFHSWLLQTYSNSPTGGVFLLSSIMAKLGVYALVRFMMPLFPDLFVEFSIYFVALGIFGLVYFGIAAISQLNIKKMFAYSSASHLGLITAGVFALNIQGMMGSAFLIVAHAIATGGLFLLVGVMERHLGIRSLNGLGGIATKAPWFTLFFAIMLFCTVGIPGTNGFVAELLIVLGIFHYNPYLGMLSALTVLVAASYMFWVFQKAVLVKSDNDVSNMKDLRLHEILGLAPLAVLILAMGVYPDLFFI